The following proteins come from a genomic window of Gossypium raimondii isolate GPD5lz chromosome 5, ASM2569854v1, whole genome shotgun sequence:
- the LOC128041126 gene encoding probable disease resistance protein At1g52660 — protein sequence MESVGPVVGIANCLGTPVCKYLQYHRKLNDYVRNFKRIGDELNCKMEDIELQLKAELLRPLGKIPKKGVENWLKAVKEMIREAQVVENKVSNGDISVVLATGSWLMKRLEMKKFLDNAPNASEGLAMDGPSAGLPLPTSELVGEEAVRNEIWACLMLEEVSKIGVWGMGGVGKTTIMKHIHNDLLKEQRFERVIWVTISKEFNVMKVQDNIASALEAKEYLDKEEDKLRRAAILSEMLKNAGKNVLILDDVWDKVSLEEVGIPEPSGGNGCKLVLTTRSEHVCKYMGCKVIKVRPLSEEETLILFLNKVGPNIVQSPTIMPTLKLVVKECAGLPLTIIVVAGTMKGEYNPRIWKNALKDLKERIGKWKEWKLR from the coding sequence ATGGAGTCCGTAGGGCCTGTTGTCGGCATTGCAAATTGTCTCGGAACTCCTGTTTGTAAATATTTGCAATATCACAGAAAGCTGAACGATTATGTGAGAAACTTCAAGAGGATCGGAGATGAATTGAATTGCAAAATGGAAGATATAGAGCTGCAATTGAAAGCAGAGCTTCTTCGGCCTCTGGGGAAGATACCGAAGAAGGGAGTTGAAAATTGGTTGAAAGCTGTGAAAGAGATGATTAGGGAAGCACAAGTTGTTGAAAACAAAGTCAGTAACGGAGATATCTCTGTCGTGCTTGCAACGGGAAGCTGGTTGATGAAAAGACTagaaatgaagaaatttcttgataaCGCTCCTAATGCCTCTGAAGGTCTTGCCATGGATGGTCCAAGTGCTGGGTTGCCACTGCCAACATCAGAACTAGTTGGAGAAGAAGCTGTCAGAAATGAGATTTGGGCATGTTTGATGCTGGAGGAGGTGAGCAAGATTGGGGTTTGGGGGATGGGCGGTGTGGGTAAAACCACTATCATGAAGCACATCCACAATGATCTTTTGAAAGAACAAAGATTCGAAAGGGTAATCTGGGTTACCATATCAAAGGAGTTCAATGTAATGAAGGTACAAGATAACATTGCAAGTGCGTTGGAGGCGAAGGAATATTTAGACAAAGAAGAGGACAAGCTCAGACGAGCAGCAATCTTGTCAGAAATGCTGAAGAACGCAGGAAAGAATGTTCTAATCCTAGATGATGTGTGGGATAAAGTCTCCCTAGAGGAAGTTGGGATCCCTGAGCCGAGTGGTGGCAATGGCTGCAAGTTGGTATTGACAACCCGTTCGGAGCATGTCTGTAAGTATATGGGTTGTAAGGTGATAAAAGTGAGGCCCCTTTCAGAAGAAGAGACATTGATACTATTCTTGAATAAAGTTGGACCTAACATAGTTCAAAGTCCAACTATAATGCCAACTCTGAAGCTTGTTGTCAAGGAATGTGCGGGTCTACCTCTTACAATTATCGTGGTAGCTGGTACCATGAAAGGAGAATATAACCCTCGTATTTGGAAAAATGCACTCAAAGATTTGAAAGAGAGAATAGGAAAGTGGAAGGAGTGGAAGCTGAGGTAA
- the LOC128040979 gene encoding disease resistance protein At4g27190-like, producing the protein MLSAFIMKDEGIGSATTSLAPSATFSHLKEITIYSCSSMKTLLPHWLLANLQNLEEIHVGACSQLVEILGAATSEVEEKGSDTLIKFHLPKLRELRLSKLPNLKSICSKSGVMVCDSLQLIQVVVECDKLKRIPPFVPLVGTGQPFAYAPPSLTIRSSTEWWEWLEWDDHPNFKNVLRFNPFGNF; encoded by the coding sequence ATGTTGAGTGCCTTTATTATGAAAGATGAAGGAATTGGTTCAGCAACAACATCATTGGCTCCGTCTGCCACCTTTTCCCATCTTAAGGAAATTACGATATACAGCTGCTCAAGTATGAAGACGTTGCTTCCACATTGGTTGCTTGCAAACCTCCAAAACCTGGAAGAGATACATGTGGGTGCTTGTAGTCAGCTAGTAGAAATATTGGGAGCAGCAACATCAGAAGTTGAAGAAAAAGGGAGTGATACGTTAATCAAATTCCATCTTCCCaaattgagagaattgagaCTAAGTAAGTTACCAAATTTGAAGAGCATTTGCAGCAAAAGTGGAGTGATGGTTTGCGATTCTCTCCAACTTATCCAAGTTGTTGTTGAGTGTGATAAACTGAAGAGAATTCCTCCATTTGTTCCCCTTGTTGGCACTGGGCAGCCATTTGCATATGCTCCACCTTCTCTTACCATCAGGTCAAGCACAGAATGGTGGGAATGGTTGGAGTGGGATGACCatccaaactttaaaaatgttCTTCGCTTCAACCCCTTTGGAAACTTTTAA